GTGGCCCCGGGCGTCTGTCTCATGGATGCATGTGCCTGTCTTGTAGTAGCGCAGGTGATACTTGCGCTCGGTGTCCCCCGTCGTCCGGTGCAGGTACGGACACCTGGGAGGCAGACGGGCAGACACGGACCACCTGAGGCCTCAGGGCAGGGGGACGCCCTCCGCGCCGACCTGCCCCCTCCCCGTCAGAAGCTGGCCAAACGCCTGCTGTCACCGCAGGAGTGCCACCTGGGCAAGACCCCCACTGGACTCGAGGCCTGTTCCCGGGGCACCCCGACCCCCACAGAGCCCTCAACTACACACGGAAGAAAAACACGACCCCAACTTTCCCCGAAAATCTTCCCTAATCGGGCTCTAAACGCGGGAACGCGAAGCTGCCTCTGGATGCAGCCGTGTCCCTCGCTTTCCTGACCAGCGTCATCCGATGAGCGGTTGGCGGTCACCCCGTCCCGCAACAGGGGCTTCTGGGGACCCCCTGAGGGAAGGCGGGGGCCGGCAAGGTGCAGGGGATGCTGGGGGGACCAGGgtgaagcaggggaggggcagagtcaTGGGGGGCACCAGCCCCTCACTCCCAGGGGGGTCCACGGGGCTCCCTGGCAGCACAGGGctcaggcgggggggggggggggggcggccggcacccggGGAGCTGGGTTCCAAGCCCACCTGCAGGTCGGTCCCTCCAGACGGGAGCCATAGACACGGAAAGGGGATGTGCACGCAGAGGTGAGAGGGAGCTTGTCCCTGCCTGTCCCCTCCAGCAGCGGCCACTCCCGCCACGCGGCCACGCTCACTCTCAGCCCCTCGCCCCTACGATGAGGAAAGGCAGGCCCAGCCCTCGCAGGGGCAGGGGCGCCACAGACCTTCCCGAGCCCTGGGGTGCGTGCAGGCCGGGGACCTACCCACAAAGGCCAGTGGAGGGGCTTCTGGGAGGATGAGCAGTGCTGGGGCCACATGTGCGCCAGGGAGCAGGTCAGCAATGGAGGGGGTGTCTACAGGGCACCCCCCGGCCTCGGAAAGGAGGAAACCCTGATGTCCTACACCGCAATGCAGCCTAAGGACGCTCGCGCACAGGGAAGCCGCGCACTGACGGACAGACGCTGGACGCGGCCACTCTCGGGGCGGCTGGGGGACAGGGCCCGGGCCGGCGAGTGGAGTGTGGAGCACATAGCGGATGCTGGCTCAGGAGCGGGGATCTGCTCCCTTCAGGCAGGAGCAGGCACACGTCCCAGCGGGCCCTGCTGCCGGTCACAGCGGACACACCGCACCCGGGACCCGGGGGGACGGACGGGACGCCCTCGGATGGCGGGCCCAGGGCACGGCGGGTGCACAGCAGGCGGTCCCCCAGGGACCCACACGACACAGGGCAGGGGAGGACGCAGGGAGGCCCCGCTGCACAGATCGGAAGAGGTGTCACCACGTCACACCTGCAGGTCCAAGATGGGACTGCGTCCCCGGGGAGCAGAGGCAGCGGGTGCGAGCGGCTCCTCCGTGCAGGCGTCCGGGGTCCAGGCCACCTTCCCTGCCCGGCTCAGCTGCGCCCGGatacccccacccctgctctccccctgcCCGGCTCTGCTGCACCCTGACCGCCCCCCTCCTCACTCTCCTCTGCGTGTGCACAACGCCCTGGTCTGTGACTGGGTTTGGGGCAGCCAAGTGGCTGAGGCTGTCATGAAAAGTGGTGCCACGTGGACTGCCTGCCCTGCTTTCACGGAGCCCAGAGCCCAGTCCTACCCCTGAAAGATCTCCCCGGGTGTGACTCGTTCCACCCAGCACCAATCAGGTGAGGCCCTTGGTTCTCAAGCCAGCTGCCACGGTTGGTGGCCCCATGTAATTAAAATGCGGTTCCATCAAAGGCCTCATGTAGGGGCACATGCTCTGGAAACCATGAACCGGGCTGGGGCTGTAGGGATGAACAGACCAGAGGCTCAACACTGCCCCCACACCTCCAGGGAACCCGagcttgtccccctccctctggcaACCCTTGCCTGAAACAAGAGTAGAACCGCCAAGGTGGGTCGGCCAAGCAAGGCAGAGGGGCCACCAAGCTTACACCCACTGGGTGTTAGCACCGGCCCAGAGCACAAGGGGTGTGCATCAAGAGCCCGGAAACGGTGATCTAGGTCCACGTGGGCGCCTCGGATCCCACCTGCAGGAGGATCCCAGCTCACGCTGCTGCTGGTGCTCTGGGGCCACCATGGCGGGGCAGTGCTGCTGGGCTTTAAGGGACACTCAAGGGCAACCCGACTCCCTGCCGGCACCCAAGGGGCTCACACAGAGGTGAGGGACACCAGAACACAGCACAAAAATAACTGGGGTGCAAAATGGAACAGGTCAGGCTGCCCGGCGGTCACGGAACACGGGTGATGACAAATCCGAACGAAGAGAAGGCCCGTGGGCAAAGACAACGGGGGGCAGGAGCCAGGGGGTGGACAGCTGGGGCTTCTGGGGAGAATGCTGACCGTGCCCATCCCCTCAGCCTTGCACCCCATCTCTGGGCCCCCAAGCCAGGGCAGTGACCTAACAGGGACCCTCAGGGCCAGCAGCAGGCCCATGTCCTTCCTCTGTGCCCACAAAGCTGCCACCGCCCTGGAAGACCGAGGCTCCACTGGCCTGGGGGGGCTGTGCCGGGGGCTTCCTCCAGTCACCTCCTCCACCCCTGCGCCTCCACTCTCCAGGGCTCTCCCACCACAATCCCCTCCAGCTGGCTAACACATCACCCCCACCTTCGGCTGCCGACTATTCGGCTGACGCTCAGGACCTGCCCTTGGCCTTCGCCTCAGCCCAGAAGCCTGAGCAGAGTTCTGTAAGACCAGCTACCCTGCAGCGAAACACGCCCAAAGCCGAGGGCCACGGACCACGCACACAAGGGCGCCTTTCCACACAAGCGTCAGCCTGGAGGCAGGGGTGGCGCGGGAGACTGTGACCCAGCGAGcagcctggcccagggcctgtgTCCCCGGATAccccaggggcagggaggagggggctgtggggagaGCCAGGCCCGCCAGGAGAGCCCTGCAAGGACAGGGCCACGGGCAGGGGTCGGGCCCGCGTCCTCCCAGGCCAGGAGATCTGTAACTGGGTCTGGAGGGCCATTGGCCAGGGACGGGGTGCAGGAGGAGGTCGGCGGAGGTCACCACCTTGTACCTTAAATGGCTGGGGGGGCTTGTTCTCCCCGCAGACCCCTGGGCAGCCCCACGCTCTTTACCCTCGGAGCCCACCTCTGCGAAGGCACCTGACCCTCCCCGGGGCGCACACGTGATCTCGGGCAGCTGGAGGGCCAAGCACACCCCGGTTCCAGGTGCGACCACCGGCACTAGCCCTGGGGGGGAGCTGGGGTCGTCGGCACCCAGTGGCTGTCCCCGAGCAGCTTCCAGCACGGAGCCACATCCCAGAGGATGAAAACCCACCGCAGAGGAGTCGCCTTCCCTGAAGCCGGGCCAAGGAGTACCTGAGATGGGTCCCACAGGTGGGAAGGCCCGCAGCCGCAGCCCCAACTCGCAGCGGAAGCCCGCATCGCGGGCCCTGGAAGGGGCAGGTCCACCAGAGCAGGTCAGGGAGGCGCCTGGGAGCCAGGGCCAGCCTGGCCAAAGGGGGCATGCCCAACAAGAAAAGGGGGTGATGGTAGGGGCGCCCCTGCGGAGGGGAGATGACAACGGGAGGTCAAGGTGACACTGGGAGCGCCACGGGGGTGAGGGGGGCCCTGGAGGGAGGGGTGATGGTGAGAGGGAAGGGGTGACAGCAAGGGGAGGCAACTGGCAGCCTAGTGAAGGTGGAGCTGGTAGGGGCCCCAAACCTCCTGGGGGCATCCTGTCCCACCCCACAGCTCAGCCTGCACGGAGAACAATGCTGGATGCTGTATCACGGACGACGCTGGAGGGTTTTGCTCTCTTGTACTGTTCGTGTCTTAAAACAACAGTTGGTAAGACATGTGCCCCAAGCGGAACTTTTGAGAATCCACAGACGGAAACAAGGGGAAGGTTCTGTCCTGGCTCTGAAAGGGAGCATCTACTTACAAATTCCCCGACGATACTGCATGATCAGAATACGTAGACTGATGGGTCAAACTTGGGGCCACCCCACGGCAGGGGATGAGAAAGTCCCTCTCCCATGGAGCTGAGCAGCAGCGACTAAGGACAGATCCAGAGGGGAGGCATCGCCCTGCCAGGCACTTCCTAAAGGGCTGAGGCTCAGGACAACTGGCAAAGTCTACTCACACTCGCGTGCCTGCCCACAGGACGCACCCGCAAAACGTCTACCAAGCACCGCACTTCCACTCATTCTGATTCTGTGATGGCCTCCGCGTCACTTAGACCACAGGTTACTATTTCTGTAACAAACAACCGTATTATTCAATTACTGAGCCCGGCTGAAACGACCATGCAGGTGGGTGTCGGCTGCAGATGCTTCATCCTGTGAGGACTGGATGCTGCCTGATGTCCAGCAAAGGGGCCGAGTCAATACCAGGACATCCAGACTCTGGAGCCCTGAATAGCTGTCCAGACACGCTTTGTGCACATGCATGAAAAGCATCAGTGAATACTGCCAGTCGGTCCCTTGTACTGGGCTCGGGGATGGGGTCAGACATGCCGGTGGCTAAATCCCCACACAAGGGTCAAGCAGCAGTGGCCCCCCCCATCAGTGACTTGGGACCCAAGGCTCGGGGGGGTGACTGATGCCAGGCTTCAGCGAGGCAAACACATCTCTTGTGAGGACATGTTTTCAAAAAACATCAGCTCGGGAAGCAATGAAACAACATCCTTTTAAAACTTTACAGAAGCGGAGGCGTGGGTGGCACAGTcactaagcgtctgccttcggctcaggtcacgatcccggagtcctgggatcgaggcccgcatcgggctccctgcttctccctctgctgctccccctctttctctcttcctctctctctctctgtcaaataaataaaattttaaaacttcaaagaaGCATAACACGGTCTTAACGGAGGAGGAGCTGGGCACGTTACTTCAGCAAGCTTCAGGCTGCCTTGACGACGAGCCCATTTAACTACCCGGTATGGAACCAGAAATCGCTCAGGAAGCGCATACAGTTCATGACACCATCAGGGATGAAAAGGTTACTGCCCGGCCCGAGCAAGTCTGGAAAACAAAGGGCCAGGGACACCACTCTGCTCTCCGTTCAGCAGGGGACAGCAGCCCTGGACGGGGAGCATTCCCGGAGCGCCAGCTCCTGCTGCAGGCTGCAGGGGGAGCCTCACAGACGCCCCACACCAGCGCCGGGTCTGAACAGAAGGGCACCAGCTGCTTCTGAGCCCCGGAGCCGGGTGTGGCTACCCCACGGCCGCGCACAGCCGAGCTCGGCCGTGAACAGCCCAGGAGAGAAGAGCGACAGCTCGGGCCACCGAATCCTGCACGCTCGGGAGCACACACTGACTGCGCTTGCCTGTTTCCCAGTTTCCATGTTGCTAAATAAATACATCTGTTCGTAACACCACGGAGAAACTTGTaagaaaaaacccaaccaaaacaGAACCTCGGTTTCTTAGGCTCGAAGAGCGCTCGGGAAATGGCAGCCCGCAAAGGGGACAACTGTCCCAACCATCTTTAAGAGGTTAGATACGCAACCCGCAGGAAAGATGACGATCGCGACACGACTGGCGCGGTGTGAGCGAGCATTCCAGCACATTCGTGGGTCGGAAAACAGCCGACCAGCCGAAAGCTGCGCCTCACCAGGGTGGGTTCCGAGGCGGAGAACGCGGGGAATGGGGAACTGGGTGGAACGTGGGCGGGGCAGCGGCTGTGCACCCTGCAAGGGGGCCCCAGACTGCAGGCCGAGGCAGCCACAGCCTGCCCCCCACCGGCGGCCGCGGCAGGCTGCGGAGCGCGGCGCTCACTCACTCGTCGCCGTCGGGGCACACGCCGCTGGCCTCGTCGTACTTGGAGCAGTACACGTCCGGGCTGTAGTTGAACGTGCCGTCCCGCCTGCGAAGCGGTCTGCGCCGGCGCTGATTTAGGAAATGCCAATGGAAACAGGTAAATGGCCTGTGCTGGGCGCACTTGTGCTGCACAAACAGGGCGCACTGCTCTGTCCTAAACTCCTTTAGATACCTAAAAAGACAAACAGCGTTGCGGGTCGCttccgccgccaccgccgccggcGGGCGGCCTCGGGGACTCGAGGGCGGGGACCGGACCCCGCAAGCCGGGTGCCCCAACCTCAGGAGCGGCCGCCCCTCTGCAGGCGGGTGACCCCAAACGGCCGCCCCCGTCCCGGAGCGTTCCTCGGGGCGCAGGCAGCCAGCCACCCCGGCCCGAGGTGCGACCCCTCCTCGACTCACgggcgcccccaccccgcccccgggccccggcgCCGCAAAGCGACCCAGGCCCGCCGCGACCCAGGGAGGCAGCCCGAGTCCAGGCGGccgcgctccccccgcccccgcccccgccccccaaggtGCGACCCCGCGGTGCCGTCTCCCGCCCCGGGGCAGGCGCCCCTCcgaggccgggcggggggcgggggcgggggcggcgcggggccccaggcccaggggcGCGGGGCGCCGGCCGGGAGGCGcaggggccgcccccgccccgccgcggcccgcGCGGCCACTGACCTGTAGTGGGTCGGCTTCTCCGTCTGCGGGGGGGACCCGctcagcgccgccgccgccgctttCGAAACCGACGGCATTTTCAGTCAAAACAATGCAGCGCGCATGCGCCAGgcgggcccgcccccgcccctccggaTCTCCCCCCGCGCcgagccccccgcgcccccgccccgccccgccccgccgaccCCACACAGACCCGGCTACGGTCCGGCTGCGCGGGGACACGCCCCCAgctccgcgccccgcccccggggcacGACCCGCGCCCTGCGCCCCCCGCCGGCCCTCCCCCCGCGCTCCCTCGGCTCCGGCTCGCCCTGTGGCGCCCTGCGGCAGGTCCCCCGCGCGGGCATCTCGCGCCCCGAGCCCGGCTGGGAGCGGGGGCCGCAGGGGCTGGACGCGGCTGCCTGGGGCCGCATGTGCGAGACGCGGGCCACAGCCGAGGGCCACCCTGCTGTCCTCGGAGGGGTGCGAACGGGGCCCCAAATTAGATCGTGGTCTCGGCTGCCCCAAGTGAGCGTACGAAACTTGTTTTtcattgtacactttaagtgaGAGACGGAACAGCATGTGGATTATGGATCAATAAGGcggactcttaaaaaaaaaaaaaaaaaaaaaccgcgaGCGGCTGAGGGTCCAGGTGGCGTCagcgggagggtggggggctcGCAGGGGAGCAAGCCCCAGCTGCAGGGTCCTGGCTCAACGGACCCGTGGGGGGGCAGGACGTGCACTGCAGGAGGGAGAACCTGGGCCCAGGACACAGTTTGGTGAATATGTGGCAGGagacatttttgaaaatgttcaacCTGGCTcgcaattaaaatttttcttaaaaagcaaattaaaataagttaGAGCCCATGGAGTGGGCAGACAGGTTCCGAGCAGAAACCCCCAATGCTGGTGAGCCCGAAGACCGCGTGGCTGAGCAAGATGAGCACAGTACAAAAACAGAGGAAAGACAAAGGATTTAGTGACACGTCCACTTGCTGTGCTGCTGCCCCTTGGCGGGGCCGGCTCACTGTGGCCAGCTGGCCTcagtcttcctctgcctcctctggcTGGTGACAAGGCCCACCCACGTCTGAAGCCACACGTCCCAAACCACATAATCCCAACTACAGCACCAAAAGCAGTACTACCCACCCCAGTGTTTTGAAAAGCTGTGTATTTATAAGCACAAAAAACAATCGGGAAAAGTCAACAAGTTTCCACGTGTTTTTCTCTAGGTGGCGGGATTATTACGGTTTCCgattctcttccttctgcttatCACAGTGTCTAACTTTTCCAAATAAACCACATGGCTGTTGTCCTatgagaattttaattaaaacaaaaaatgatttttattaggtctgacctttttttattctctgcaggaaccagagagagaaaaatcagggTTCAGGTTTCAATGACTGTTGCTCAAACAGAACAGTTCCCCATCAAACAGATAACCACATGTTCACATAGAGAAGGGACGGCTCGGATATTTGTTCCTGCCAGGAAAACAATGCAGCCTGAGCTACGTCAGGTCAATCTTTCCACACCTTGGTCTGTCTTTCAGTAAGGGACATACTTGTATGGATCCCACTTCCCTGCCAAGCATGATTTATGAGGTGGGAGGGATGCGGAGACCCCGGGGAAGCCAGCACACTGCCAGGGAGCCAGCAGCTTCACACACCTGAAGAAAAGAACTCTCCAGGTGACTTTGGCACCAGAGACGTGCGGACAAGAAGCCTTCCACGAGAGGCCTAAGCAAATACAAGCTTCCTTGTGTGCATCTTGCATTTAATTCACAATTGCAGTTTCTTACTAAGCAGTCCTTGAGAGTGTGATCATTTAGATGCCTAAAAACACTCCCTGCAGTTTCTCAAAAGACATACTTCTCAGTCTCAACTCTACTCAGAAAACTGTTAccttgctaaaaataaaaaaaaatctgtagagcTGAGAAAGTTCATCATTTCTGGCACTGTTTGTAAATCCCACAAaaatcgcttctcggccttttggctaagatcaggTGTAAATCCCACAAATACCACGGAGACTTCTTTGCTCGGTTCCTACttactctggggaaaaaaaaaaaaacgaaggaACTGAAAAGGACTCAAACAGCCtccctttttggttttttggtgtgtgtatgtttttttttttaataagatgcaaaaaggagggaggggaagaggactGGCTTAATGCCACGTGACCAAATCAAAAGTGTCAGGTTGTTAGTCCGTGAAAGTGACATCCAATCTACGCACTCCGGTAGGCCGCGAGCTGTGAGGCCGGCCCGCGACGGTCTCGGAAGGCGGGTGACGCACCACCTGGCTCCCCAGTGTCACCCGGCTGGCCCTGGAAACGGGATGCTGTTGCAGCGGGGCGCGCCGCAGACCCGGCAGCACACGAGGCGGGTAAAACCTCCACTGCGGATCTGAAAAGGACCCGTCCTTCGGCCGCGGGCGCCGGGCGGCGCTCGGGTGCTCCACGCCGGGGCGCTCGGTCCGCGCGGGGCGGCCTCCGCGAGCACCCCGCTAGCTGCGCGCCCGCTCCCCGGCCGCAGCTCCGGGCTCCCGCGCGCTGTCCGCGGGCTCCGCCGCCTCCTCGCCCAGCACCCGTCTCAACCACCGGTCGGTGCCGGTCTCCTGCCGCAGGAAGCACCAGACCACCAAGGCCATGAGGGTCAGGCTGAAGGGCAGCACCCGCCACCAGGGCcgctgctgcccctgccccagggagTGCTGCACCGACCAGCGCGCTGGGTGCGCCCTACTGGACGAGAACTGGATGGGGCGGTCAGCCTCGTCCTCCTCCTCGCCCTCGGTGGCGCGCGGCGACCGCGGGGTTCGGGAAGCCCAGCGCACGAACCTCGCCGCCCGGACGGCCCTGGAACAGAGACAGCCGTgagcgcgcccgccgcccgcccccgccctcggCGCCCCCGACGAGCCGCCCCGCTCACCCGGCCGCTGGCGCGCACAGGACGCCGCTCATCGCGACCCGGCCTCCGCACTCAGCGGCGCGGCCCGCTTGCGTCACTTCCGACGCGCGAAACCGGAAACCGGACGCCGTTCGAGGCCTCCGTTCACGACTCCCGAACGTGGGCCCCCTCGCGCGGCGGAAATGACGCGTGCTCTCAGGCGGCCTCTTCCGTCGCAGCCGGCCGTCCCAGGCTGGCCGCTAGGGCATGCCGGGAAATGTAGTTCGCCCGCTGGCCGGCGGGGACGGAGCCTTGCGGTGCCCGGGTGCTGAGTCCGGCTGCAGCGAGGTCGCGGGCGCCACATGCACCCCGGAGCTCCGGGCCGCTGCGGAACGGCGTCCAGGCGCAGTGCTCCACCTCGGGCCGGTCCCGGGCTGCAGCAGGCTCATGCACGgtccggggggggcggggaccgTGACCGCGGGCTGTCCCGGGGCTCCCGCTCTGCCCCGAGGGGGGCTGCTGGAGCTCTCGTCCTCGGAGCACACCCGCCTTGGCTCTGCTGCGCTTTCCTGGCGGAAGACCCCGCGGGGCGTCCGGGCATCGTCACGGTCGTGCAGGGGGTGCCTCGGTGTCTCCAGCAGATTCGCTGCGTCCGCACGCGGCATCCGTGCCCCTGGAGCTCCCCTTTCCTGCACctgcgcccgggccccgcccccgcccggggaCAGCCCGGACTGTGGGGCCAGGGTGGCGGCTGTAGATGTTCCCAGCTCAGCAACATCTGGGAGGCCCCCGCACGCCGGAACGGCCCCTCCTGCCCGCGGCAGCTCCGCTCCCAGCCCAGGACCGTGTTGGAGCTGCTGTGTCAACAGAGGCACCTGTGTGCCGGgtccccctccctgggccccaccccacctGTTCCACCCCGGCCGCGCAGCCTTGCCAGAGAGAGCAGCCCACGATAAGAAGAAAATCGAGAGTTTGATCCGGATCCGAGTTAGGAGAGCTGCCGGGAAGCGGACCTTCTGGGGGGAGGAAGTGCGCTGCACAGTGAACTGTCTGCACGAGTCTTGTGCAGGTTTAGATCTTGTAAAAGCTCAGAAGGTTGCAGGTTAGGGTATAGGCGAGAGCTGTGGTGTTAACACTGAGGAATGCGGCCCCTCGGTCACAGAGCACACGTGTGACGCAGGTGTGGGCAGGCGTCCTGACTGGGGAGGCCTCTAAGGTAGCTCCCCGCGCGCATCAGGTCTTTATAGAgacctcctctctctccttggcCTCGGCCTCGGAAGCCCACCTGCAATCACCGCCGAGCCAAGTGGTGCTCGGGAAAGCCGGGCACCCTGCAGGGGGGACTCCTGCTGTGGCAGGAAGGGCCAGCGCGGAAATCAGCACTCAGAGGTTCTGGTGGAGCTGCCCGCTGAGGCCGCAGCGGCCGCCTGGAGGATGCTGGAGggcacacggggtggggggagggaaggatgggtgACAAGACCTGGGACAAGTGACCTAGCCTCTTGAGCCTGCGCGTCCGCAGGTGTGGCTGGCCTGCCGGGTGCTCCCCTGGCATGCTGGTCCCCGTACCATGGGGGATGGGACGGCCTGGAGGCGGcggaggccccccccccccccgactgcCGCGGGCCCTCGGGGCACCCTGGCTAGGGTCTGGGAGTAGTGGGGCATGCTCACAGTCCAGAGCAAGCAAATCTGGGGGCACCCACAGGGCCGTGGGTCAAGCTCTTGGTGAGCAGGGAATGCAcctgagattccctctccccGTCCCTCTGCCCCCCTTGCCGCACATGTGcgcatgtgcactctctcaagTACATGAATCTTAACAAGGGGCACCCTGGGGGGaatcaggtggtgatcccggggtcctgggatggactccccagtgggctccctgctccatggggagcctgccacCCCCCCcattccctctgctgctccccctgcttgtggtctctttgtcaaataaataaaaaataaatctaaaatcttaaaaaaaaaaaaaaaacaaatccatgtGTCCAAATgacccctcctctgtccccaaTTGCTGCTGCCCCTTGGCCTCAGCGGTGGGTGAAAGCACTATGCGAGAGACAGGTCCTgtagcatctttcttttttttttaaagattttatttacctgaaaCAGAGCgcgaggaggggggcggggataGAGTCCAtgctgggctggggctggccgCGGGCCCTCCTGTGGGATGGAAGCGACCTGCGAGGACAGCAGTGCACCGGGCCGCCGCGGGGCCACGGAGGCTCGCGACAGAGCCGACTGTTCTGTAGCCGCCTCTGAACCCACAGGGTGCGGACAAGCCCAGACTCCAGATGCACCCAGCAGCTCCCCCTGTGCCAGCCGATGGGAGGGACGCTGGCCCCCCCACACTAGGCTGGAGCCTCCTTCCGGGTGGGACGCGGGACGCGGCAGGCTGCTGTACCGGGCTGAGCTCTGTGCCCCCAAATTCACGCTCACTTGGAGCCTCAGCacatgactttatttggaaatagggtctctgCAGGGGAAGGTCAAAGGAGGTCCCCGGGGCCAGGCAGGCCCAGATCCAGGGACTGCTGTCTTCCGAAGAGGACACGTTGGGGAGGCCACGGCCGGCAGGTGGAGACATGCCGGGGAGCAGCTGGGATTGCCAGCCACCCCAAGGCGGGCAGAAAGGCCTGGAAGGGAGCC
The sequence above is drawn from the Canis lupus baileyi chromosome 8, mCanLup2.hap1, whole genome shotgun sequence genome and encodes:
- the UQCC4 gene encoding ubiquinol-cytochrome c reductase complex assembly factor 4, with product MSGVLCAPAAGAVRAARFVRWASRTPRSPRATEGEEEDEADRPIQFSSSRAHPARWSVQHSLGQGQQRPWWRVLPFSLTLMALVVWCFLRQETGTDRWLRRVLGEEAAEPADSAREPGAAAGERARS